A genome region from Chryseobacterium sp. G0186 includes the following:
- the porV gene encoding type IX secretion system outer membrane channel protein PorV: MNLTTKLLLGFGLSAGFLGYSQDLSKINPVLTGAPFLRIAPDARSGGMGDQGVVTSPDAFSQFWNAAKYPFSRTSSSIGLTYTPYMGKLTNDVFLLYGAFHKFLGQDERSTISASIYYFNMGQVDLTQLVGSDVTSMGVSKPNEFSIDVAYGLKLSDSYSMAVTGRFIRSDLAGGFNTDTTLKAANSFAVDISGYYTSERFSSFGGYDGKLNAGFAVQNLGPKLDYTGNEESRSYLPTMARLGIGYDMYMDDVNRIGISFEGSKLLVPGSEYAGLDQNRQPKYEIPNVGPMAGIGKSFKNKNSIMYSGALEYSYDNAFSVRGGYFHESEEQGARQFATAGIGLKYRSFGLDLSYLINMSKVNSALDNTLRFGLTWNIGDETSNNDR; this comes from the coding sequence ATGAATTTAACTACTAAACTGCTTTTAGGATTTGGGTTAAGTGCTGGTTTTCTAGGCTATTCGCAAGATTTAAGTAAAATAAACCCTGTACTAACCGGAGCTCCTTTCCTAAGAATTGCACCAGACGCAAGATCAGGAGGTATGGGAGATCAAGGGGTGGTAACCTCTCCTGATGCATTTTCACAATTCTGGAATGCAGCTAAATATCCTTTCAGCAGAACAAGTTCTTCCATAGGTTTAACCTATACACCATATATGGGAAAACTTACCAATGATGTATTCTTATTATATGGTGCATTCCATAAGTTCTTGGGACAGGATGAAAGATCTACTATCTCTGCGAGTATTTATTATTTCAATATGGGACAGGTAGACCTGACTCAGTTGGTAGGTTCAGATGTTACCTCAATGGGGGTATCAAAGCCTAATGAATTCTCCATTGATGTTGCCTATGGTCTAAAACTTTCAGATTCCTATTCAATGGCTGTAACAGGTAGATTTATCCGTTCAGACTTAGCCGGAGGATTCAATACAGATACTACTCTTAAAGCGGCAAACTCTTTTGCTGTAGATATTTCAGGATACTATACATCAGAAAGATTTTCAAGTTTCGGAGGATATGATGGTAAGCTTAATGCAGGTTTTGCAGTACAGAACCTTGGTCCTAAGCTAGATTATACAGGAAATGAAGAATCAAGATCTTATCTTCCTACCATGGCAAGATTAGGGATTGGGTACGATATGTACATGGATGATGTTAACAGAATCGGGATTAGCTTTGAGGGATCAAAACTTTTGGTTCCAGGATCTGAATATGCAGGACTAGACCAAAACAGACAACCTAAATACGAAATTCCAAACGTAGGCCCAATGGCAGGTATTGGAAAATCATTCAAAAACAAGAACAGTATCATGTACAGTGGAGCCTTGGAATATTCATATGACAACGCTTTCTCCGTAAGAGGAGGTTACTTCCATGAAAGTGAAGAGCAGGGAGCAAGACAGTTTGCTACTGCGGGTATCGGATTAAAGTACCGTTCATTCGGATTGGATCTTTCCTACCTTATCAATATGTCAAAAGTAAACAGTGCACTGGATAACACGCTTCGTTTCGGTCTTACTTGGAACATCGGTGATGAAACATCCAATAACGATCGTTAA
- a CDS encoding UDP-N-acetylmuramoyl-tripeptide--D-alanyl-D-alanine ligase, whose amino-acid sequence MNIEQFYPLFLKADKVTIDSRKIGKNDIFFAFSGDNFNAATLAEKAIDEGALAVIVEQTEFENKSRNIFYVPSTLEFLQQLAIYHRSLLTIPFIGLTGSNGKTTTKELIHAVLSEKFNVQYTYGNLNNHIGVPLTILSIKPEHEMAVIEMGANHQKEIEFLCTISKPDFGYITNFGKAHLEGFGGFEGVIKGKSELYAYLKDHHQTIVVNDNDPIQFEKTEDYSPTITFGKENSDYYFESFSEEHFVGMMYQNEKAVSKLTGEYNFTNLCAAASLGLHFGISFEKIKHALEKYTPTNMRSQVVKKEDRTLVLDTYNANPSSMTASLNNFITFEGRKTIIIGDMLELGAESEKEHQNILNLAQELNFNEIITVGKCFKAINPSDLAFENTAALIEYLQKNKIQSENILLKGSRGIALEKVIEFI is encoded by the coding sequence ATGAATATAGAACAGTTTTATCCTTTATTTTTGAAGGCCGATAAAGTAACAATCGATAGCCGCAAAATAGGCAAGAATGACATTTTTTTTGCATTCTCCGGTGATAACTTTAATGCAGCAACCCTGGCAGAAAAAGCCATTGATGAGGGAGCTTTAGCGGTAATTGTAGAACAAACTGAATTTGAAAATAAGTCCAGAAATATTTTCTATGTTCCATCCACCCTTGAATTTCTGCAGCAATTGGCCATCTATCACAGAAGCCTGCTTACCATTCCTTTCATAGGACTTACAGGAAGCAACGGGAAAACCACTACAAAAGAACTGATTCATGCTGTGCTTTCAGAAAAGTTTAATGTACAGTATACCTACGGAAATTTGAATAACCATATCGGAGTTCCGCTTACCATACTTTCCATTAAACCTGAGCATGAAATGGCTGTGATAGAAATGGGTGCCAATCATCAGAAAGAGATTGAATTTCTGTGCACCATTTCAAAACCGGACTTTGGATATATTACAAACTTTGGAAAAGCTCATCTGGAAGGTTTCGGAGGTTTCGAGGGGGTTATCAAAGGGAAGTCTGAACTGTATGCTTACCTTAAAGATCATCATCAAACCATCGTTGTGAATGATAATGATCCCATCCAGTTTGAAAAAACAGAAGACTATTCCCCTACAATCACTTTTGGAAAAGAAAATTCAGACTATTATTTTGAATCATTTTCAGAAGAACATTTTGTAGGCATGATGTATCAGAATGAAAAAGCAGTATCAAAACTGACAGGCGAATATAACTTTACCAATCTTTGTGCTGCAGCCAGTCTTGGACTTCACTTCGGAATCAGTTTTGAAAAGATAAAACACGCTCTTGAAAAGTATACTCCAACGAATATGCGTTCACAGGTCGTAAAGAAAGAAGACAGAACATTGGTGCTGGATACCTATAATGCCAACCCAAGTTCCATGACTGCTTCATTGAATAACTTCATCACTTTTGAGGGTCGTAAAACCATTATTATCGGTGATATGCTGGAATTGGGTGCAGAGAGTGAAAAAGAGCATCAGAATATTCTGAATTTAGCTCAGGAGCTTAATTTCAATGAGATTATTACAGTAGGAAAATGTTTTAAGGCGATCAACCCGTCAGACCTTGCCTTTGAAAATACAGCTGCTCTGATTGAATACTTACAAAAGAACAAGATTCAGTCAGAAAACATACTGTTGAAAGGATCAAGAGGAATTGCCCTGGAAAAGGTTATAGAATTTATTTAG
- the lptC gene encoding LPS export ABC transporter periplasmic protein LptC, whose translation MNFSKKIVYKNIACLFSCAIFFILTSCEEDLTKNKGSKSKNFPSQIINNANIIQRDSGFVTLKAKAPIIEKYELIDSPYVVARKGIDIEFFDKKKPKVPGRITAKYARIFEYKKFYEAKGDVRIKTNEGQRFAMQSIYWDQKKNRIYTKDTVYVTMEDGSTLVGANGMTAKDDFSEYTFYNNSGDFSSKKLSENKKMTP comes from the coding sequence ATGAACTTTTCAAAAAAAATAGTATATAAAAATATAGCATGCCTTTTTAGTTGTGCTATATTTTTTATATTGACATCCTGTGAGGAAGATCTTACCAAAAATAAAGGTAGCAAAAGCAAAAACTTCCCATCACAGATCATTAATAATGCCAATATCATACAACGTGATTCCGGATTTGTTACGCTAAAGGCCAAGGCTCCGATTATTGAAAAATATGAATTGATTGACAGCCCGTATGTAGTAGCAAGAAAAGGAATTGATATTGAATTCTTTGATAAGAAAAAGCCTAAGGTTCCGGGAAGAATTACCGCCAAATATGCCCGTATTTTTGAATATAAAAAATTCTATGAGGCAAAAGGTGATGTAAGAATCAAAACCAATGAAGGGCAAAGATTCGCAATGCAGAGCATTTATTGGGACCAAAAGAAAAACAGAATCTATACCAAGGATACAGTGTATGTAACGATGGAAGATGGCTCTACCTTGGTAGGAGCCAATGGGATGACTGCTAAGGATGACTTCTCAGAATACACATTTTATAACAACTCAGGAGATTTTAGTTCAAAAAAGCTTTCTGAGAATAAAAAAATGACTCCTTAA
- the porU gene encoding type IX secretion system sortase PorU has translation MRRKITLLSLIAFTSVLYAQRNTIEWNGSKIQDFGDTKLNLPNFKNEGFSFNQNNIFIVTKQKVGERQLKISDFTWESVSNQDLFELDRNSLPDRDIADVVYYTLDGERYASINVALFKNVKGRIQRLSSFNVSEASTPQSMSRGVNRIGTTGNPLSSGNFYKIKVDKSGIFKITSQFLRDNGINPSSVNPKNMRVYGNGGNMLPEFNMDPRYNSLQENSIQVVGEEDGVWNDNDYALFYAQGPDGYNLYDQTNGNGFKRQETRSDSSDNLKNIYDDFSYYYINFDKGAGKRVQAIDGNLPAQLITRYDNYQVINNDQKNLLKVGRTWVEDPPFNSEKTITLTTNSPIQPSDVIRYRTRVIGYRSQQNSIDINLNSLPVFSKTVSTDTNTYQYNFFPILYTGTATNQSGNQLTFKYNPNISKNPNGTFYLDYVEVQYKENLTFNGSQMNFRDYSIMSGSNTAYGFSIANAAGIEQVWDVTDITNANRRINKAGAGAFNFAYTAADPNFNNEFVAFRADAAFTPQFVGRISNQNLSALQAIDYLILTVPEMMGQAQRLANYHQTKNNYKVEIVDVNKVYEEFGNGSKDLTAVRDFVTKLNTPAGRLKYVFILGDTSYDYKNRVPNNTNVVTSYQSEHSSDYIASFVTDDYIVMTQPQTTQFIEHNLPDLPVGRIPAANITEAGNMIDKTLAYYNSLPGQSSPFGEWRMRLDFVVDDNGEGGGPFHDVMNKTLSGLFEQPGVQTLKEYNVKKLYQDAFTIQSTSGGPRYPQVNQAISNSIGNSLYLFYFGHGGINGWAQERVLTSTEIQNSNNFSNVYSRFPLVSTITCEFTLWDEPATNSAGEQFMKLKQGGPASMITSSRAIGVDYGRDFTDVFTRNIFKLTSDDFSTLGYAHLNARKEKGANANHLRVNFLGDPAMKLSRPQRLLVIDNIETPVPGLIRGLDFVKIKGHINNPNGTLNNTFNGRVSLNIFDKRFNKKTLNNNGSLSPILNYTEEGSAIVKASGMAVNGVFTAEFYVPKDINYAVGEGRLLGYADNKVTDVFNNQSVQVGDINPNGVNDNQPPKVKLYMNNTNFADGGITNQNPMLLACLTDDTGINSTGSGIGHDITVYLDGQIINTVILNDFYASGEGNGCLNPSLADYQKGNVTYPFRNLAIGQHQLTFKVWDINNNSTTSTLNFEVKDESDQHLTINRPLNWPNPFTNKTYIQFEHNCDDILDVNVQIYTITGRLVRTLSQPVVAEPFLQGFRTPRQAIEWDGRDDFGATVAKGTYIFKIFAKSQNQEKCKGSATAVEKMVLLK, from the coding sequence ATGAGACGAAAAATAACGCTTTTATCTTTAATCGCCTTTACTTCAGTTCTTTACGCCCAAAGAAATACCATTGAATGGAATGGCTCTAAAATTCAGGACTTTGGTGACACAAAATTAAATCTTCCTAATTTCAAAAATGAGGGTTTTTCTTTCAACCAAAATAACATTTTTATAGTTACTAAGCAAAAGGTAGGAGAAAGACAGTTAAAAATCTCAGACTTTACCTGGGAAAGTGTTTCTAATCAAGATTTATTTGAATTGGACAGAAACAGTCTTCCTGATCGAGACATTGCCGATGTTGTTTATTATACATTAGATGGGGAGAGATACGCCAGCATTAATGTTGCTTTATTTAAAAATGTAAAGGGGCGTATTCAAAGACTGTCTTCTTTTAATGTTTCAGAAGCTTCTACTCCACAGAGCATGTCCAGGGGAGTAAATAGAATAGGCACAACAGGAAATCCTCTTTCCAGCGGTAATTTTTATAAAATAAAGGTGGATAAATCCGGAATTTTTAAAATTACATCCCAGTTTTTAAGAGATAACGGAATCAATCCATCTTCTGTAAATCCTAAAAACATGAGAGTTTACGGAAATGGAGGAAATATGCTTCCTGAATTCAACATGGACCCGAGATATAATTCCCTACAGGAAAATTCCATTCAGGTAGTAGGTGAAGAAGATGGGGTATGGAATGATAATGACTATGCTCTTTTCTATGCACAAGGTCCGGATGGATATAATCTTTATGACCAAACCAACGGAAATGGTTTTAAAAGACAAGAGACAAGATCTGACTCCAGCGATAATCTCAAAAATATATATGATGATTTTTCATATTATTATATCAACTTTGATAAAGGCGCGGGAAAAAGAGTCCAGGCTATTGACGGAAACCTTCCTGCTCAATTGATCACCAGATATGATAATTACCAGGTCATTAACAATGATCAGAAAAATTTATTAAAAGTAGGAAGAACGTGGGTAGAAGATCCTCCTTTTAATTCTGAAAAGACAATTACCCTTACAACCAATTCTCCTATACAGCCTAGTGATGTCATAAGATACAGAACAAGAGTAATTGGTTACAGATCTCAGCAGAACTCTATTGATATTAATCTCAATAGTCTTCCTGTGTTCTCCAAAACGGTTTCTACCGATACCAATACTTATCAATATAATTTCTTCCCGATATTATATACCGGAACGGCTACCAACCAAAGCGGAAATCAACTTACCTTTAAGTATAACCCCAATATTTCTAAAAACCCTAACGGAACCTTCTACCTTGATTATGTTGAAGTACAATATAAGGAGAATCTAACGTTTAATGGTTCTCAGATGAATTTCAGAGATTATTCTATCATGAGTGGAAGCAATACAGCCTATGGCTTCAGTATTGCCAATGCCGCTGGCATAGAACAAGTATGGGATGTTACAGATATCACCAATGCAAATAGAAGAATAAATAAAGCAGGAGCAGGAGCTTTCAACTTTGCATACACTGCTGCTGATCCAAACTTCAATAATGAGTTTGTAGCTTTCCGTGCTGATGCTGCTTTTACGCCTCAGTTTGTAGGAAGAATTTCAAATCAGAACCTTTCTGCATTACAGGCAATAGATTACCTAATCCTTACGGTACCTGAAATGATGGGACAGGCACAAAGACTGGCCAACTATCATCAGACAAAGAATAACTATAAGGTAGAAATTGTAGATGTCAATAAGGTCTATGAGGAATTCGGAAATGGAAGTAAGGATCTTACTGCTGTAAGAGATTTCGTTACCAAACTGAATACTCCGGCCGGAAGACTTAAGTATGTGTTCATTCTTGGTGATACTTCTTATGATTATAAAAACAGGGTTCCCAATAACACCAATGTTGTTACGTCTTACCAAAGTGAGCACTCTTCAGATTATATAGCTTCTTTCGTTACAGATGACTATATTGTAATGACGCAGCCACAGACGACTCAATTTATTGAACATAATTTACCGGATCTACCTGTAGGAAGAATTCCGGCGGCCAATATAACGGAGGCAGGAAACATGATTGACAAGACATTGGCTTATTACAATTCACTGCCGGGACAATCCAGTCCTTTTGGAGAATGGCGTATGCGACTTGACTTTGTGGTGGATGACAACGGAGAAGGCGGAGGCCCCTTCCATGATGTAATGAATAAAACTTTATCTGGTCTTTTTGAGCAGCCGGGAGTACAAACCCTTAAAGAATATAATGTAAAAAAATTATATCAGGATGCCTTTACTATTCAAAGTACATCAGGAGGTCCAAGATATCCACAGGTTAATCAGGCGATTTCCAACAGTATAGGAAACAGTCTTTATCTGTTCTATTTCGGACATGGTGGAATCAATGGCTGGGCACAGGAAAGAGTACTGACCAGTACTGAGATCCAAAATTCCAATAACTTCTCTAATGTATACAGTAGATTCCCGCTTGTATCTACAATCACCTGTGAATTTACATTGTGGGATGAACCGGCAACCAATTCTGCAGGAGAACAATTCATGAAGCTTAAACAGGGAGGACCTGCTTCCATGATTACTTCCAGCCGTGCCATTGGGGTAGATTACGGACGTGATTTTACAGATGTTTTCACGAGAAATATTTTTAAATTAACAAGTGATGACTTTAGCACACTTGGATATGCCCATTTAAATGCAAGAAAAGAGAAAGGAGCCAATGCCAACCACTTAAGGGTAAATTTCCTGGGTGACCCTGCCATGAAACTGAGCAGACCTCAAAGGTTATTGGTTATTGATAATATTGAAACTCCAGTTCCGGGATTGATCCGAGGGTTAGACTTTGTGAAAATCAAAGGACACATCAATAATCCTAACGGAACTCTTAACAATACATTTAATGGTAGGGTTTCCCTCAATATTTTTGATAAAAGATTTAATAAAAAAACACTTAATAATAATGGGTCACTGTCTCCTATATTAAACTACACAGAAGAAGGGAGTGCTATTGTAAAGGCTTCCGGAATGGCTGTAAACGGAGTATTTACCGCAGAATTTTATGTTCCTAAAGACATTAACTATGCTGTAGGAGAAGGAAGACTACTGGGATATGCAGATAACAAGGTAACAGATGTATTCAATAACCAGTCTGTACAGGTGGGTGATATTAATCCGAACGGGGTTAATGATAATCAGCCGCCAAAGGTGAAGCTATATATGAACAACACCAACTTCGCAGATGGCGGAATTACCAACCAAAACCCAATGTTGCTAGCTTGTCTTACGGATGATACCGGAATCAATTCTACAGGATCAGGGATTGGCCACGATATTACGGTATATTTAGATGGGCAGATTATCAATACTGTTATCCTGAATGATTTCTATGCTTCAGGAGAAGGAAACGGATGCTTAAACCCTAGTCTTGCAGACTATCAAAAAGGAAATGTAACCTATCCTTTCAGAAATCTGGCCATTGGGCAACACCAATTAACATTTAAAGTTTGGGATATAAACAATAATTCGACAACTAGTACGTTAAATTTTGAGGTTAAGGATGAATCTGACCAACATCTGACGATCAACCGTCCGCTGAACTGGCCAAATCCTTTTACCAATAAAACGTACATTCAGTTTGAACACAACTGTGATGATATTCTGGATGTGAATGTACAGATCTATACAATAACCGGCAGATTGGTAAGAACTTTATCTCAACCGGTAGTTGCAGAACCGTTCCTACAGGGCTTTAGAACCCCTCGTCAGGCAATAGAATGGGACGGAAGAGATGATTTTGGGGCTACAGTTGCAAAAGGTACGTATATTTTTAAGATATTTGCAAAAAGTCAAAATCAAGAAAAATGCAAGGGAAGTGCTACAGCTGTAGAAAAAATGGTACTTTTGAAATAA
- a CDS encoding anhydro-N-acetylmuramic acid kinase yields the protein MKVRAIGLMSGTSLDGLDICLAEFEKHEKWTFTILNADTLSYSTDWENKLRNSIHLSAESLLELHSDYGFYLGQQVTEFMERHQLENIDLIASHGHTVFHQPQRKFTLQIGDGRAIKLKTDLPVIYDFRSQDVLMMGNGAPLVPIGDELLFSEYGACLNLGGFSNISLQSNGKRIAFDIAPVNIILNPLAQQFNKDFDENGDLARKGKINEQLLNQLNSLDFYQQSHPKSLGIEWCNQHIFPILENVEPLEALATFTEHIAQQISDIINKNNSKDILVTGGGAYNTFLIEKIKAKTKSEVIVPEKKIVDYKEALIFAFMGVLKANNEINVLCSATGSTSDHSSGVIA from the coding sequence ATGAAAGTTCGGGCTATCGGACTGATGTCCGGAACGAGCCTGGATGGCTTGGATATTTGTCTTGCAGAATTTGAAAAACATGAAAAATGGACCTTTACAATTCTAAATGCGGATACCCTGTCCTACTCCACTGATTGGGAAAATAAACTTAGAAATTCTATTCACCTTTCTGCAGAGAGTTTGCTAGAACTGCATTCTGATTATGGTTTCTATCTGGGTCAACAGGTTACAGAATTTATGGAGAGGCATCAGCTTGAAAATATTGACCTGATCGCATCTCATGGCCATACTGTTTTTCATCAACCTCAAAGAAAATTTACTCTTCAGATTGGAGATGGCAGAGCAATTAAACTGAAAACAGATTTACCTGTTATCTATGATTTCAGAAGTCAGGATGTTTTAATGATGGGAAACGGTGCTCCATTGGTACCGATAGGCGATGAACTGCTTTTTTCAGAGTACGGTGCATGTCTTAATCTGGGTGGGTTTTCAAATATTTCCCTGCAATCTAATGGTAAAAGAATTGCCTTTGATATTGCTCCTGTCAATATTATCCTAAACCCGTTAGCTCAGCAGTTCAACAAAGATTTTGATGAAAACGGAGACCTCGCCAGAAAGGGAAAAATAAATGAGCAGTTACTCAACCAGCTTAACTCTTTAGACTTTTATCAGCAGTCTCATCCCAAATCACTGGGGATAGAATGGTGTAATCAGCATATATTTCCAATCCTTGAAAATGTAGAGCCTTTAGAGGCACTGGCTACTTTTACAGAGCACATTGCCCAGCAAATTTCAGATATCATCAATAAAAATAACAGCAAGGATATCCTGGTAACCGGAGGAGGTGCTTATAACACCTTTTTGATTGAAAAAATCAAGGCAAAAACAAAATCTGAGGTAATTGTCCCCGAAAAGAAGATCGTCGACTATAAGGAAGCCCTGATCTTTGCTTTCATGGGAGTTTTAAAAGCCAACAATGAAATCAATGTTTTATGTTCTGCTACGGGAAGTACTTCTGACCACAGCTCAGGAGTCATTGCTTAA
- a CDS encoding SRPBCC family protein: MNLEGRKIIVNKSSKELSELLKTPENYKDFMPDGLQKFETRDNGFKFGLQGMPEIALKIDEVTDQKAILKSASSSLDFSLTATLNPISENQTEVQMLFEGKFNPFIKMMVEKPLQNFINTLTDKIEAYK, from the coding sequence ATGAATTTAGAAGGACGAAAAATTATTGTCAATAAATCATCTAAAGAGCTATCTGAATTATTGAAAACGCCTGAAAATTATAAAGATTTTATGCCAGACGGTCTTCAAAAATTTGAAACAAGAGATAATGGCTTTAAATTTGGGTTACAGGGGATGCCGGAAATTGCATTGAAAATAGATGAAGTGACTGATCAGAAAGCTATTTTGAAGTCTGCAAGCTCTAGCCTGGATTTTTCATTAACAGCAACTTTAAACCCTATCAGTGAAAACCAGACTGAAGTTCAGATGTTATTTGAAGGGAAATTCAATCCGTTCATCAAAATGATGGTAGAAAAGCCATTACAGAACTTTATCAATACATTGACAGATAAGATCGAAGCTTACAAATAA
- a CDS encoding NUDIX hydrolase, with amino-acid sequence MYKVFINEKKLLLSKHSEELEKNLEYESFTTLEIALDLLENTSVKELNVFGENIDEIWQEFQKLFRIIEAAGGLVNNPEGEILFIKRLGKWDLPKGKMEKGESREESAVREIEEETGLMDVELVEFINTTYHIYIERNGEKILKCTHWFEMNFDGEDTSKPQIEEGITEVAWKNTTQIKDEVFPSTFKNIQLIVKEFWTLKAK; translated from the coding sequence ATGTATAAAGTTTTTATAAACGAAAAAAAATTACTGTTATCTAAACATTCCGAGGAACTTGAAAAAAACCTTGAGTATGAAAGTTTCACGACTTTAGAAATAGCATTGGATCTTTTGGAGAATACTTCTGTAAAGGAACTTAATGTTTTTGGTGAGAATATTGATGAAATCTGGCAGGAGTTTCAAAAGCTCTTCAGAATTATAGAAGCAGCAGGAGGTCTTGTGAATAATCCGGAGGGAGAAATTCTTTTCATCAAAAGATTGGGTAAATGGGATCTTCCAAAGGGTAAGATGGAGAAAGGAGAATCCAGAGAAGAGTCTGCTGTAAGGGAAATAGAAGAAGAAACCGGACTAATGGATGTGGAGCTTGTAGAATTCATTAATACGACTTACCATATCTACATAGAAAGAAATGGGGAAAAAATTCTGAAATGTACTCATTGGTTTGAAATGAATTTTGATGGAGAGGACACTTCAAAACCACAGATAGAGGAAGGAATTACTGAAGTTGCCTGGAAAAACACCACTCAGATTAAGGATGAAGTTTTCCCAAGCACATTCAAGAATATTCAACTTATTGTAAAGGAATTCTGGACATTAAAGGCTAAATAA
- the gldJ gene encoding gliding motility lipoprotein GldJ, with protein sequence MKKLKLFSLIALSSTLALTSCGGSGTSKGGGTKKFVSKTGWKPNEKQGWFFAGKQQKQKGWPGMVYVEGGTFTMGLVKDDVMHDWNNTPRRMQVSSFFIGETEITNYEYREYLTWLKYVFPPSDPSFKEIYNGALPDTLLWDNKLARNDYNETYLRSPEFDYYPVVGVSWTQANRYCEWLTDRANEKALMQAGIIAKDLYINESNNQGGTAFNMDKFKANDPEMQGYINEKRMQQKSGMKTTNQRLLSANRAPNSAMVQKFRLPTEVEWEYAALGMAKNREYNQYLGKKPEIERLRGTKGKERGMFLENFKMGKGDYSGIAGWKNDGSAQTSDVRQYPSNDLGIYGMYGNVAEWTADVYRPIIDEDFNDFNYYRGNMPQAIVKNGDGTYKMVDEGTIKYDTLADGRLVYRGLPGQFERETIADYRNYRDGDRQSSLEYYRASDSAAGFDMYNAPRKSFVVDASGRVKMQKDTRDRTSGISNEVRVIKGGSWQDTAYWLDPGQRRYKNQGKAYGWIGFRVAQDARTSEKSRTRR encoded by the coding sequence ATGAAAAAACTAAAGTTGTTTTCATTAATAGCATTAAGTTCTACACTTGCATTAACCAGTTGTGGCGGATCAGGAACCAGCAAAGGTGGCGGTACCAAAAAATTTGTCAGTAAAACAGGTTGGAAGCCAAACGAAAAACAGGGTTGGTTTTTTGCAGGAAAGCAACAGAAGCAGAAGGGGTGGCCTGGAATGGTATATGTAGAAGGTGGAACTTTTACAATGGGATTAGTGAAAGATGATGTTATGCACGATTGGAATAACACGCCGCGCAGAATGCAGGTGAGTTCATTCTTTATCGGAGAAACTGAGATTACTAACTATGAATACCGCGAATACCTTACATGGTTGAAGTATGTATTCCCGCCAAGTGACCCTAGTTTTAAAGAAATCTATAATGGGGCTTTACCAGATACCTTATTATGGGACAACAAATTAGCTAGAAACGATTATAATGAAACCTATCTGCGTTCTCCGGAATTCGATTACTATCCGGTAGTAGGTGTTTCATGGACTCAGGCAAACAGATACTGTGAATGGTTGACAGACAGAGCGAACGAAAAAGCTTTGATGCAGGCAGGTATTATTGCTAAGGATCTATATATCAATGAATCCAATAATCAGGGAGGTACAGCATTCAACATGGATAAATTCAAAGCGAATGATCCTGAAATGCAAGGGTACATCAATGAGAAAAGAATGCAGCAAAAATCTGGGATGAAAACAACTAACCAGAGATTATTGTCAGCAAACAGAGCTCCAAATTCTGCAATGGTTCAGAAATTCAGACTTCCAACAGAAGTTGAATGGGAATATGCAGCTCTTGGAATGGCTAAAAATAGAGAATATAACCAATATCTAGGTAAGAAACCTGAAATCGAAAGACTAAGAGGTACCAAAGGAAAAGAGAGAGGAATGTTCCTTGAAAACTTTAAAATGGGTAAAGGTGATTATTCTGGTATCGCAGGATGGAAGAATGACGGATCTGCACAAACTTCAGATGTAAGACAATATCCATCTAACGACCTAGGGATCTATGGTATGTACGGTAACGTTGCAGAATGGACTGCTGATGTGTACAGACCTATCATTGACGAAGATTTCAACGATTTCAACTACTATAGAGGAAATATGCCTCAAGCTATTGTAAAGAACGGTGACGGAACTTACAAAATGGTAGATGAAGGGACGATTAAATATGATACATTGGCTGACGGAAGACTTGTATACAGAGGACTTCCTGGACAATTCGAGAGAGAAACAATTGCAGACTACAGAAACTATAGAGATGGTGACAGACAATCTTCTCTAGAGTATTACAGAGCTTCAGACTCTGCTGCAGGATTCGATATGTATAACGCGCCTAGAAAAAGCTTCGTTGTAGATGCTAGTGGTAGAGTGAAAATGCAGAAAGATACCAGAGACAGAACTTCCGGAATTTCTAACGAGGTTAGAGTAATTAAAGGAGGATCTTGGCAAGATACAGCATATTGGCTGGATCCGGGACAAAGAAGATATAAAAACCAAGGTAAAGCTTATGGTTGGATTGGTTTCCGTGTTGCACAGGATGCTAGAACCAGCGAAAAGAGTAGAACTAGAAGATAA